TGGAAAGGAAAAACCGATTGTACTTGTAGGTAAAGGTGTTACATTTGATAGTGGTGGTATTTCATTGAAGCCTGGTACGGGTATGGATGAGATGAAATATGATATGTGTGGCGCAGCTTCTGTATTAGGTGTAATGCGTGTTATTGCACAAATTAAGCCAAATATTAATTTAGTTGTTGTGTTGCCAACAGTTGAGAATATGCCAGCACATAATGCCTATAAACCTGGTGATGTTGTTAAATCTATGTCGGGTAAAACGATTGAAATTTTAAATACAGATGCAGAAGGGCGTTTGATTTTGTGTGATGCACTTACTTATGTTAATAGGTTTAATCCAGAAGTGGTTATTGATGTTGCTACACTTACAGGTGCAGTAGTTATTGCACTAGGTAAGCATAATTCAGGACTTATGAGTAATGATAAAGATTTGGCTAATGATATCATTAGTGCTTCTAAGGCTTCACTTGATGGTGTATGGCAATTACCTATTGAAGATGAGTATGATGAATTGCTGCAATCAAACTTTGCCGATATGGCAAATATTGGAGGGAATGAAGCTGGTTCTATTACTGCTGGGTGTTTTTTGTCTAGATTTACTCAAAATTATCGTTGGGCACACTTAGATATTGCAGGTACAGCCTGGGTAAGTGGTGATAAAAAAGGCGCTACAGGTCGTCCAGTATCTTTATTAACACAATTTATTATGGATCAAGTTCAAAAGAGATTGTGATGTTAGATATATAAAAATATAACTGTTGTTTAAGTGACTAATGATCTATCTTGATGGAAGGAGTTAGATTACATGGGTTTATTAATACCAGTAAAAAGATATTAAGAGTATGATGAGGTTAGGTAATTATGAGTAGTGAAAACCTAGATCAAAACATTGTTTAAAGAATAATTCACCATAAACTTGAATAACTTCTTGTACTTAGTTTTGATGAGTCGACTAAATAATCTGTATATATAGATTATTTAGTGAATGCTTAATAAGTTCGCTTTTGCGTGATTAGTAAAGTTTGGATCTGGGAGATAAAATCCTGCTGTATTAATAAAATCTTTCAATGAAATAATTAGCTGTAAAATTTTTGCGTATATGTTGTTTATTAATACAAGTGATACTAGAGTATAGTTTATATCAAATAGATTATATTCAAAAACCCGTATAAATAAGGTTTTTGAATATTTTTTTAAAAGTCACCTTTTGCGCCATTATTCTGAATTACAGTCATTGCTCTTTGAATAACTAAAGCCTTTTCAAGTAAGTAATTAGGCAATGGTGAACCACCATAAATCATAGCATTCATGTTTAACATGTATAGCCATCTTTGTCCAGATTTATCTTCAATAAGTGCTAGTCTACAAGGTAAGTATGCTGAAAATGCATCTGAATAATCAACCATTGTCATTGCTGTTCGTGGTGAACAATATTGATAAATTTTTAAGAATCTTTGCTTGTCGCTAGTTTGTAATTCAACCATTTCTGATAAGGGTAACATACCTACAGAACGAATACCTTTAGCAGTTGCAATACTTTCCATTGCCTCTTCAACATCTTCATTTGAAACATCGTCAGCTACTTTTACGCGCACAACAGAAGCCATAGCAATATCACCTGTATCAAGCAGAGTGTTGATCATTGGCATGTACACCTTAGACATAGACTTTGGGTGTAGTTTTGGTGAAATTATTTCACCAATTACTTTTCCAATTATACCATCGTATTTGATTTGTAGTGATACAGTATAATAAATTGTAATAGCGCCAATAATAATTAATAACCATTTGATTAGATTGATAATTCCACTCATTTATTTTTCCTGTTATGCAATATATAAAATATTTCTGCATTCTAGCAGGTTAAAAAAAAATAGTTAATCTATCACTATATCCTAATTTTCTAATATTTTTTGTTATACAATCCTTAAACTATTAAAGACAATGCTAGTTAAGCTAACCATGC
This sequence is a window from Candidatus Vesicomyosocius sp. SY067_SCS001. Protein-coding genes within it:
- a CDS encoding leucyl aminopeptidase, with translation MKFTLINEKIQHFKGDAVVVFSKSNRVFNDDNIQQLIKLNHFDSKPGKVLLLNLVSGFKSKQIIVSGIGDAPISAKNYVKALNAVIVILVEIKAKNLMVQHIGIKGFNELWVHETTAKVMYNATYKVQKVGSHKKQNSGIECITIQSTMDSAYGLIKGQAIADGMSLTRHLGDLPSNICTPSYLADTAMSLAQEFNLECEVLEKVDMEKLGMGSLLAVSKGSSEPPKLISLSYQGNGKEKPIVLVGKGVTFDSGGISLKPGTGMDEMKYDMCGAASVLGVMRVIAQIKPNINLVVVLPTVENMPAHNAYKPGDVVKSMSGKTIEILNTDAEGRLILCDALTYVNRFNPEVVIDVATLTGAVVIALGKHNSGLMSNDKDLANDIISASKASLDGVWQLPIEDEYDELLQSNFADMANIGGNEAGSITAGCFLSRFTQNYRWAHLDIAGTAWVSGDKKGATGRPVSLLTQFIMDQVQKRL
- a CDS encoding DUF302 domain-containing protein, with protein sequence MSGIINLIKWLLIIIGAITIYYTVSLQIKYDGIIGKVIGEIISPKLHPKSMSKVYMPMINTLLDTGDIAMASVVRVKVADDVSNEDVEEAMESIATAKGIRSVGMLPLSEMVELQTSDKQRFLKIYQYCSPRTAMTMVDYSDAFSAYLPCRLALIEDKSGQRWLYMLNMNAMIYGGSPLPNYLLEKALVIQRAMTVIQNNGAKGDF